The Metamycoplasma cloacale genome includes a region encoding these proteins:
- the rpoE gene encoding DNA-directed RNA polymerase subunit delta yields the protein METKTMTDIAIEIIGSSKGKEFSDIFEGTKNVLLDQWIAESKSDISEEELLEVKRGILYKLLTIDGNFFRNEDGTWTTIRPDRE from the coding sequence ATGGAAACAAAAACAATGACTGATATCGCAATAGAAATTATTGGTTCATCAAAAGGTAAAGAATTCTCTGACATATTTGAAGGAACAAAAAACGTTCTTTTAGACCAATGAATCGCTGAATCTAAAAGTGATATAAGCGAAGAGGAATTACTCGAAGTTAAACGTGGTATATTGTATAAACTATTGACAATTGATGGCAACTTCTTTAGAAACGAAGATGGAACTTGAACCACAATTAGACCAGATAGAGAATAA
- the pyk gene encoding pyruvate kinase has translation MKFDEKHTKIVATIGPSSENYETLKQLILAGVNTIRANFSHGSAEIHQRKFDLARQISKELDIPISLLLDTKGPEIRIGKMKDEAQMIYKNSLVSIKTDEESYKNLIGDSSTITVSYRMDKDLKVGNKILLDDGKLVTVVKEIKDKEIIVEAKNDHLLKTNKRINIPGVDFSLPFLSEKDKTDIAWGAKYKVDYIAASFVNSAKNVKEIRELLDANGGQKIQICSKIESQTGIDNIDEIIEASDSIMIARGDLGLEIPYYLVPYWEKQIIRKCREAGKEVIVATQMLDSMEKNPLPTRAEVTDVYYAVELGADATMLSGESASGQYPVEAVQTMATILKSAEKEYYEELYHNKHIEEVAKGSDRMKIAYEVAKKLQSGDYKYAVVCSHSGKLLKEISRYRPNAFIVGLVSNDELVWSFGITAGVYCEKHSQAVMKIVKDDHNNARKALEHFNAKPGDKYLVVDSLNFTEHIY, from the coding sequence ATGAAATTTGATGAAAAACACACTAAAATTGTTGCAACAATTGGGCCTTCATCTGAAAATTACGAAACACTTAAACAACTAATTTTAGCTGGAGTTAATACAATTAGAGCCAACTTCTCACATGGTTCAGCAGAAATTCACCAAAGAAAATTTGATTTAGCACGTCAAATCTCTAAAGAATTAGATATTCCAATTTCTCTTCTTCTTGATACAAAGGGTCCAGAAATTAGAATTGGTAAAATGAAAGATGAAGCACAAATGATATACAAAAATTCATTAGTGTCAATCAAAACTGATGAAGAATCATATAAGAACTTAATTGGTGATTCTTCAACAATTACTGTTTCATATAGAATGGATAAAGACTTAAAAGTAGGAAACAAAATTTTATTAGATGATGGTAAATTAGTAACTGTTGTTAAAGAAATTAAAGATAAGGAAATTATTGTTGAAGCAAAAAACGATCACTTATTAAAAACCAATAAAAGAATTAACATTCCCGGGGTTGATTTCTCATTGCCATTTTTATCAGAAAAAGATAAAACTGATATTGCATGAGGCGCTAAATACAAAGTTGACTACATCGCTGCTTCTTTTGTTAATTCAGCAAAAAATGTTAAAGAAATTAGAGAATTATTAGATGCAAATGGCGGTCAAAAAATTCAAATTTGTTCTAAAATTGAATCTCAAACAGGAATTGATAACATTGATGAAATTATTGAAGCGAGTGACTCAATTATGATTGCAAGAGGAGATTTAGGTTTAGAAATCCCTTACTATCTTGTACCATACTGAGAAAAACAAATTATCAGAAAATGCCGTGAAGCTGGTAAAGAGGTTATTGTTGCTACTCAAATGTTAGATTCAATGGAGAAAAATCCATTGCCAACAAGAGCTGAAGTAACTGACGTTTATTATGCTGTTGAACTAGGTGCAGATGCAACTATGTTATCGGGTGAATCTGCTTCTGGCCAATACCCAGTTGAAGCCGTACAAACAATGGCAACAATATTAAAAAGTGCTGAAAAAGAATATTACGAAGAACTATATCACAACAAACACATTGAAGAAGTGGCAAAAGGTAGCGATCGTATGAAAATTGCTTATGAAGTTGCTAAAAAACTTCAATCAGGTGATTACAAATATGCAGTTGTATGTAGCCATTCTGGTAAATTATTAAAAGAAATTTCAAGATATCGTCCAAATGCTTTCATTGTTGGCTTAGTAAGCAATGATGAACTAGTTTGAAGTTTTGGTATTACAGCTGGAGTTTACTGTGAAAAGCACTCACAAGCTGTTATGAAGATTGTTAAAGATGATCATAACAACGCAAGAAAGGCATTAGAACATTTTAATGCTAAACCAGGAGATAAATACCTTGTTGTAGATAGTTTAAACTTCACAGAACATATATACTAA
- a CDS encoding ATP-dependent 6-phosphofructokinase: MKIKRIGVITSGGDAPGMNSYLFYLWQQAKLNNYELIFFKNAFWGLVNNEQIVLNQQTIKELIFKPGTVIFSKRFKDFKEERWINQAIENLNKNDIDLLIVIGGNGSAKATQCLINKGIKAIFIPASIDNDVYGSEYSLGFDSALNSIIDEGKKLITSTTSHGNVILIEVMGRGTNHLLYHSAINLGAQYIISKKQKLTANEIADVIKKLKSHGREQITIVVAETIYSSLKLLAKKIQQITKLDIKNSILGHTQRGNYSSSYDNLIANELAKQTLLQINQNNFNIGFIIYKNTLQILELKELLKTKNTSSKYEEKISEFNQEQLNIQWKE; encoded by the coding sequence ATGAAAATAAAAAGAATTGGTGTAATAACATCCGGTGGTGATGCCCCCGGAATGAATAGTTATTTATTCTACCTTTGACAACAAGCGAAACTAAACAATTATGAACTAATTTTCTTTAAAAATGCTTTTTGAGGTTTAGTAAATAACGAACAAATTGTATTAAATCAACAAACCATAAAAGAACTAATTTTCAAGCCTGGTACTGTGATTTTTTCAAAGAGATTTAAGGACTTTAAAGAAGAACGTTGAATTAATCAAGCTATTGAAAATCTTAATAAAAATGACATTGATTTACTAATAGTTATTGGCGGAAATGGTTCAGCTAAAGCAACTCAATGTTTGATTAATAAGGGTATTAAGGCAATATTCATTCCCGCTTCAATTGATAATGATGTATATGGCAGTGAATATTCATTAGGATTTGATAGCGCTTTAAATTCAATTATTGACGAAGGTAAGAAATTAATTACCTCCACCACCTCACACGGAAATGTTATTTTAATTGAGGTAATGGGTAGAGGAACAAACCATTTGCTTTACCATTCAGCAATCAATCTAGGTGCTCAATACATAATTTCAAAGAAACAAAAACTCACAGCAAATGAAATTGCTGATGTTATTAAAAAACTCAAATCTCATGGTAGAGAACAAATAACAATTGTTGTAGCGGAAACAATATATTCTTCATTAAAATTGTTGGCTAAAAAAATACAACAAATTACTAAATTAGATATTAAAAACTCTATTTTAGGACATACTCAACGCGGTAACTATAGCAGTTCATACGACAATTTAATTGCAAATGAACTTGCAAAACAGACGTTATTACAAATAAATCAAAACAATTTCAATATCGGTTTTATAATTTATAAAAATACTTTACAAATATTAGAATTAAAAGAACTGTTAAAAACGAAAAATACTTCTTCAAAATATGAAGAAAAAATATCAGAATTTAACCAAGAACAATTAAATATTCAATGAAAGGAATAA
- the arcA gene encoding arginine deiminase, with the protein MSVFDKRFKGIHVYSEIGELQTVLVHEPGREIDYITPARLDELLFSAILESHDARKEHKEFVKILESQGINVVELTDLIAETYELASEEAKDNLIEEFLDESEPVLSEEHRILVRNFLKGITKTKELVKMMMAGITKYDLGIEADRELIVDPMPNLYFTRDPFASVGNGVTIHYMRYKVRQRETLFSRFIFENHPKLVSTPIYYHPSQGLSIEGGDVFIYNNDTLVVGVSERTDLQTITLLAKNIKANEECEFKRIVAINVPKWTNLMHLDTWLTMLDKNKFLYSPIANDVFKFWDYDLVNGGDEPQPVDNGLPLNELLASIIGEEPVLVPIAGEGASKMDIERETHFDGTNYLAIAPGVVVGYSRNEKTNAALEKAGIKVLPFKGHQLSLGMGNARCMSMPLYRKDVK; encoded by the coding sequence ATGTCTGTATTTGACAAACGCTTTAAAGGCATTCATGTTTACTCAGAAATCGGTGAATTACAAACCGTTTTAGTGCACGAACCAGGTAGAGAAATTGATTACATTACACCTGCTCGTTTAGATGAATTATTATTCTCAGCAATTTTGGAAAGCCATGATGCTAGAAAAGAACACAAAGAATTCGTTAAAATTCTAGAATCACAAGGAATTAACGTAGTTGAATTAACTGATTTAATTGCAGAAACCTATGAATTAGCAAGTGAAGAAGCCAAAGATAACTTAATTGAAGAATTCTTAGATGAATCAGAACCTGTTTTATCAGAAGAACACAGAATTCTAGTTAGAAACTTCTTAAAAGGAATTACAAAAACAAAAGAACTAGTTAAAATGATGATGGCTGGTATCACAAAATACGATTTAGGTATTGAAGCAGATCGTGAATTAATCGTTGATCCAATGCCAAACCTATACTTCACACGTGACCCATTTGCATCAGTAGGTAATGGGGTAACCATTCACTACATGAGATACAAAGTTCGTCAACGTGAAACATTGTTCTCAAGATTTATTTTTGAAAACCACCCAAAACTAGTTTCAACCCCTATCTACTACCACCCATCACAAGGCTTATCAATTGAAGGTGGAGACGTATTCATTTATAACAATGACACACTAGTAGTTGGTGTTTCTGAAAGAACTGACTTACAAACCATTACTTTATTAGCTAAAAACATTAAAGCTAACGAAGAATGTGAATTCAAACGTATCGTTGCAATTAACGTTCCAAAATGAACAAACTTAATGCACCTAGATACATGACTAACAATGTTAGACAAAAACAAATTCCTATACTCACCAATCGCTAACGATGTATTCAAATTCTGAGATTACGATTTAGTAAACGGTGGAGATGAACCACAACCAGTTGATAATGGTTTACCTCTAAATGAATTACTAGCTTCAATTATTGGAGAAGAACCTGTTTTAGTTCCTATTGCTGGTGAAGGTGCTTCTAAGATGGACATCGAAAGAGAAACACACTTCGATGGTACAAACTATTTAGCAATTGCACCTGGTGTTGTTGTTGGTTACTCACGTAACGAAAAAACAAACGCAGCTTTAGAAAAAGCGGGAATTAAGGTATTACCATTCAAAGGTCACCAATTATCATTAGGTATGGGAAATGCACGTTGCATGTCAATGCCACTATATCGTAAAGATGTTAAATAA
- a CDS encoding thermonuclease family protein, with protein MNKKIKFLWITSSIVIPTLASSVIASACDYKNPSTPNNPETPTPTPKPNPNPSNPEQPENPTPITPEQPNNENIFNYEFSSNLVVNKATEVTLKHINDGDTFTDTNNNIYRFAGIDTPETKKKEDGKFIPTTGEQFKYGKLASFFTMNRLTTANKIFVVPITTKTGKDGIPYADKYGRVVAKIYYQSDNKITCLNTEILKVGYAKMAFISKDPNNIFYTDDSDFYDELLSSQRQAQTEQIGIWSTEANIKEIYPAK; from the coding sequence ATGAATAAAAAAATTAAATTTTTATGAATAACATCATCAATTGTTATTCCAACATTAGCTTCATCTGTTATTGCAAGTGCTTGCGATTATAAAAACCCATCAACACCAAATAATCCAGAAACTCCTACACCTACACCAAAACCTAATCCAAATCCTTCAAATCCAGAGCAACCAGAAAACCCAACTCCAATAACACCAGAGCAACCCAATAATGAAAATATATTCAATTATGAATTTAGTAGTAATTTAGTTGTTAACAAAGCAACCGAAGTAACTTTAAAACACATCAACGATGGTGATACTTTTACTGATACAAACAACAATATATATCGTTTTGCTGGTATTGATACACCTGAAACAAAGAAAAAAGAAGACGGGAAATTCATTCCAACTACTGGAGAACAATTTAAATATGGAAAATTAGCATCTTTCTTTACAATGAATAGATTAACGACAGCTAATAAAATATTTGTTGTACCTATAACAACCAAAACAGGAAAAGATGGAATTCCATATGCTGACAAATATGGTCGTGTAGTGGCGAAAATTTATTATCAGTCTGATAATAAAATTACCTGTTTAAATACAGAAATACTAAAAGTAGGTTATGCTAAAATGGCATTCATTTCTAAAGATCCCAATAACATTTTTTACACAGATGATAGTGATTTCTATGATGAACTTTTATCTTCACAAAGACAAGCACAAACTGAACAAATTGGTATATGATCAACTGAAGCTAATATAAAAGAAATTTATCCAGCTAAATAA
- a CDS encoding MIP family Ig-specific serine endopeptidase yields the protein MKRKLLFFLGLPTVLSVASLTSCKKEKVEFEIGEWNNGNNNNSGDKNNPNHPVTPTPKPQPQPETPVTPTPQPQPETPEGENNVQPNPQPNPEEIPEIPSFPFPNFYTNDSYPEYVNRYNEISANNSNPELTKNSIYKEIYDRSFSIQTVTRLNEPGNPLLAIDQGTGWVLDYSWKNEEHTEISLFIATNFHVLSNFSNSWGNENDKKLGYDDPSGNTVAGFALGKASLENFDFGKTLNNKTNINAGVEYISNIDILTNPSLGFRGAAHATTHENSFNNPVIIFAGIDYIDDFAYNQFAEDIKTKFNVFKQNNYNNYKAIIDWQNERNEKIPFYTDFGVIKLDVNLATASSKMNTWIQNAVNAVNQYINRTKTLTLPNIDVTESYLPTLDYLSKGKNLSNNNPVNSYALSNAKNLYIAGYPRDTNGRTYFAKNNPTERDSDEISYFKIKNNKTAFTYSKNDASTRMGDSMSIYPYVWNRLFVESYGFNYNIKFSSLYYGASGSVVYNDFGEIVGIYNGVSSSVQFGDLLKSATMAPLLQSEDILLDNGKTIYAYNLIDGSNKNKYPHQTTSYREQLIKLYGENNLKTALFPNGVNK from the coding sequence ATGAAAAGAAAATTATTATTTTTTTTAGGATTACCAACTGTATTATCAGTTGCAAGCTTAACATCATGCAAAAAAGAAAAAGTTGAGTTTGAAATTGGGGAATGAAATAATGGCAATAACAACAATTCAGGTGATAAAAATAATCCAAATCATCCCGTAACACCAACTCCAAAACCTCAACCTCAACCTGAAACTCCAGTTACACCAACTCCACAACCTCAACCTGAAACTCCTGAAGGGGAAAATAACGTTCAACCCAATCCACAACCGAACCCTGAAGAAATTCCGGAAATACCTTCATTTCCCTTTCCTAATTTTTACACAAATGATAGTTACCCTGAATATGTAAATAGATATAATGAAATTTCAGCAAATAATTCAAATCCCGAATTAACTAAAAATAGTATTTATAAAGAAATTTATGATCGTAGTTTTTCAATCCAAACTGTTACAAGATTAAATGAACCAGGCAATCCTTTATTAGCAATTGATCAAGGAACTGGATGAGTTTTAGATTACAGTTGAAAAAATGAAGAACATACCGAAATTTCATTATTTATTGCAACTAACTTCCATGTGTTGTCAAATTTCAGCAACAGTTGAGGCAATGAAAATGACAAAAAACTAGGTTATGATGACCCAAGTGGAAATACAGTTGCCGGTTTCGCACTTGGTAAGGCAAGTTTGGAAAATTTTGATTTTGGTAAGACATTAAATAATAAAACCAACATTAATGCTGGTGTTGAATATATTTCTAACATAGATATCTTAACTAATCCTTCACTTGGATTTAGAGGTGCAGCACACGCTACTACTCACGAAAACAGCTTTAATAATCCAGTAATAATTTTCGCTGGTATTGATTATATTGATGATTTTGCATACAATCAATTTGCAGAAGATATTAAAACCAAATTTAATGTATTTAAGCAAAATAATTACAACAACTATAAAGCAATCATTGATTGACAAAATGAAAGAAATGAGAAAATACCATTCTATACCGATTTTGGTGTAATTAAACTAGATGTTAATTTAGCAACTGCTTCATCAAAAATGAATACCTGAATTCAAAACGCAGTTAACGCAGTTAATCAATATATTAATCGTACAAAGACATTAACACTACCTAACATTGATGTAACTGAAAGCTATTTGCCAACTTTAGATTATTTATCAAAAGGTAAAAATTTATCAAACAATAATCCCGTTAATTCATATGCATTATCTAATGCGAAAAACTTATACATAGCTGGTTATCCAAGGGATACAAACGGAAGAACATATTTCGCTAAAAACAACCCAACCGAAAGAGATTCAGATGAAATTAGTTATTTCAAGATAAAGAATAATAAAACAGCATTTACCTATTCAAAAAATGACGCTTCAACTAGAATGGGTGATAGTATGTCAATTTACCCATACGTTTGAAATAGATTATTTGTTGAATCATATGGATTTAATTACAACATTAAATTCTCTTCATTATATTACGGAGCATCTGGTTCTGTTGTATATAACGATTTTGGTGAAATTGTTGGGATATATAATGGTGTAAGTAGCAGTGTTCAATTTGGTGATTTGTTAAAATCAGCAACAATGGCACCGCTTCTACAAAGCGAAGATATATTACTTGATAACGGTAAAACAATATATGCATATAACTTAATCGATGGAAGCAACAAAAATAAATATCCACACCAAACTACATCATATCGTGAACAATTAATTAAACTATATGGCGAAAACAATTTAAAAACAGCTTTATTCCCGAATGGAGTTAATAAATAG
- a CDS encoding phosphopentomutase, with protein sequence MPKFNRIFFIVTDGLGIGEEPRQKEFGDKGANSFLHASEVLPFKIPTWTKLGITEVAKMSGHVARNKHPLGYVGRIHEMSNGKDTLTGHWEMMGIYTKVPNPQFVENGFPQELVDELSKAWDNRKIIGNRAASGTVILQELGDQHIETGDMIIYTSPDSTLQICGDENTLGLDKLNEYAKKARQICSSRPEWNVARIISRPFIKQEDGKFVRTFNRHDHANKPTGHIILEDLQQKGVEVVAVGKINDIFTGVGIDKVYGPASDDENMDVAIDIASSNSKNQFVFVNLVQFDSHYGHRRDPIGYSENISRLDVKLTKLINAMKDDDLLIMTSDHGNDPTMPGSDHTREALPLTVFSKSFKQGKVLGELKGLGTAGNIVARNFEVPLVETGEDIFEQLI encoded by the coding sequence ATGCCAAAATTTAATCGTATATTTTTTATCGTAACTGATGGTTTAGGTATTGGTGAAGAACCTCGCCAAAAGGAATTTGGCGATAAAGGTGCTAACTCATTTTTACACGCTTCAGAAGTGTTACCATTCAAAATTCCTACATGAACTAAATTAGGAATTACTGAAGTTGCAAAAATGTCAGGACATGTGGCTAGAAACAAACACCCATTAGGTTACGTGGGAAGAATTCATGAAATGTCAAATGGTAAAGACACTTTAACCGGTCATTGAGAAATGATGGGTATTTATACTAAAGTGCCTAACCCACAATTCGTTGAAAACGGTTTTCCTCAAGAACTTGTAGATGAATTATCAAAAGCATGAGATAACAGAAAAATTATTGGAAATCGTGCCGCATCAGGAACTGTTATTTTACAAGAATTAGGTGATCAACATATTGAAACAGGAGATATGATTATCTATACTTCACCTGACTCAACTTTACAAATTTGTGGTGATGAAAATACATTAGGTTTAGATAAATTAAATGAATATGCTAAAAAAGCACGTCAAATTTGTTCATCAAGACCAGAATGAAACGTTGCAAGAATTATTTCACGTCCATTTATTAAACAAGAAGATGGAAAATTTGTAAGAACATTTAACCGTCATGATCATGCTAATAAACCAACAGGACACATCATTTTAGAAGATCTACAACAAAAAGGTGTGGAAGTTGTTGCTGTAGGAAAAATTAATGATATTTTCACTGGAGTTGGAATTGATAAAGTTTATGGACCAGCTTCTGATGATGAAAACATGGATGTTGCAATTGACATTGCTTCAAGCAATTCAAAAAATCAATTTGTATTTGTAAATTTAGTTCAATTCGATAGTCACTATGGTCACAGAAGAGATCCAATTGGATATAGTGAAAATATTTCAAGATTGGATGTTAAATTAACTAAATTAATTAATGCTATGAAAGATGATGATTTATTAATTATGACATCAGATCATGGAAACGACCCAACAATGCCTGGTTCGGATCATACAAGAGAAGCATTGCCTTTAACTGTATTTTCTAAATCATTTAAGCAAGGTAAAGTTCTAGGTGAATTAAAAGGACTTGGTACTGCTGGAAACATTGTAGCTAGAAACTTTGAAGTTCCATTAGTTGAAACAGGAGAAGACATTTTTGAACAATTAATATAA
- a CDS encoding endonuclease/exonuclease/phosphatase family protein — protein MKTKKFLYTLLPVSAIVATPIISASCINLENKEKNIEEAKKWVSTLENQYSQYFNINEVNVFIQEYKKYSDAQIEQLSSGSITLSETIFNIQQKYNLVFKKIYDWLKYKNSSNNATDNNNNNNNNSNINPKPTPDLVNPEQPENPDEENNVQPNPKPDPEHNTENPNENGSETRNTGNNETHIPATRKSIAHKLLWGHWNILKASTTSAFSDIKNKAIAEIIRGIDFDLIGLTEVFNVEVAEVLVQHLNRYTNGDNYDFIVSDKLKGSYAGTNQAEHVAIIYKKDRLRPVAFNNGKIGDNYSQVFNNDEIGVSDVEYVRPPYGVKFEWFKDGIEDFTFVFDHFDSPGSTIKNSNDWSIGKSQGAQEVAEARQLPNVLNWFDSIDGKNEDIFFSGDTNIKTNNFIFAFENIINKGYISALEDSTKNASSLGTTSGRYSEAYDKIIYKTKWELENPFVYKLWSAILDPKIGSKLEELGFVNVPEGKSVSGIQSVKRISDHCPVGATISFNVYK, from the coding sequence ATGAAAACCAAGAAGTTCTTATATACTCTATTGCCAGTATCAGCGATAGTAGCTACACCAATAATTTCTGCATCATGTATAAATTTAGAGAATAAAGAAAAAAATATTGAAGAAGCTAAAAAATGAGTATCTACTTTAGAAAACCAATATAGTCAATATTTTAATATTAACGAAGTAAATGTCTTTATACAAGAATATAAGAAATATTCTGATGCACAAATTGAACAGTTATCATCAGGAAGCATTACTTTGAGTGAAACAATTTTTAACATTCAACAAAAATATAATCTTGTTTTCAAAAAAATTTATGATTGATTGAAATATAAAAATTCATCTAATAATGCTACAGATAATAATAATAATAATAATAATAATTCCAATATCAATCCAAAACCCACACCAGATTTAGTAAATCCAGAGCAACCAGAAAACCCTGATGAGGAAAATAATGTTCAACCTAATCCAAAACCAGATCCAGAACACAATACAGAAAATCCAAATGAAAATGGTTCTGAAACAAGAAATACAGGAAATAATGAAACACATATTCCGGCTACACGTAAATCTATTGCTCATAAATTGCTATGAGGTCATTGAAACATATTAAAGGCATCTACAACAAGTGCCTTTAGTGACATTAAAAATAAAGCTATTGCTGAAATTATTAGAGGAATTGATTTTGATTTAATTGGTTTAACTGAAGTATTCAATGTTGAAGTAGCAGAAGTTTTAGTTCAACATTTGAATAGATATACTAACGGAGATAATTACGATTTTATTGTTTCTGATAAATTAAAAGGTTCATATGCGGGCACTAATCAAGCTGAGCATGTTGCTATTATTTATAAAAAAGATCGTTTAAGACCTGTTGCGTTTAATAACGGAAAAATTGGAGATAATTATTCTCAAGTATTTAATAATGATGAAATTGGTGTTAGTGATGTTGAATATGTAAGACCTCCTTATGGAGTTAAATTTGAATGATTCAAAGATGGTATTGAAGATTTTACCTTTGTATTTGATCATTTCGACTCACCTGGTTCGACTATTAAAAATTCAAATGATTGAAGTATTGGAAAATCACAAGGTGCACAAGAAGTTGCTGAAGCAAGACAATTACCTAATGTATTAAATTGATTTGATAGTATTGATGGAAAAAATGAAGATATTTTCTTTTCAGGCGATACAAATATTAAAACAAACAATTTTATCTTTGCATTTGAAAATATTATCAATAAAGGATATATATCCGCTTTAGAAGATAGCACAAAAAATGCAAGCTCACTTGGAACTACATCAGGTAGATATTCGGAGGCATATGATAAAATCATTTATAAAACCAAATGAGAATTAGAAAATCCATTTGTTTATAAATTATGATCGGCTATATTAGATCCAAAAATTGGAAGCAAGCTTGAAGAACTTGGTTTTGTTAATGTTCCAGAAGGAAAAAGTGTTTCAGGAATTCAAAGTGTTAAACGTATTTCAGATCACTGTCCAGTTGGTGCAACGATTAGTTTTAATGTATATAAATAA